The DNA sequence AAACAATAAGCGGGTTTGTTGTTGCACTTTCTGAAGTATGTCAGAATGTGATAGAGCATAGTAATAGCAAAGGATTTGTGGGTATTCAAAAATACCATTTCCAGAATCTAAACAAAAATGTTGTAAAGATTGCCGTAATGGATATTGGTATAGGTTTCAAGCAATCCTTATCAGAACGGTTTTCATTGAAAAACGACCTTGATGCCCTCGAAAAAGCCCTTTTTCACAGGGCATCCAGATACACCGATGAAGGAAGAGGGCACGGTCTTGCTGCCGTAAGACGTTTTGTGGACCAGTGGAATGGCAAACTTTCCATCCGCTCAGGCAAAGCAAAACTTTCAGTTATACCGGAATGGGCATGGGGGAAAGAGAAAGAGCAAAAAATGACCTTCTTCCCCGGTTCCCAGATCAATATAATGCTGCCAGAGAGGTAAATAGTACATTTTTGTTCAAGGTTCAATGTTCTATGTTCAAAGTTAAAAAACGAGTCTTTATCAAAACTTTGAACCTTGAACGTAGAACCGTTTCTTAAAAAATCACTTGACAAATTAATTAATTTATGATTCAATTGATTC is a window from the Pseudomonadota bacterium genome containing:
- a CDS encoding ATP-binding protein translates to MLQLTEDTFEQFLDIFQNSSAIDLQGVTFIDPYGMVGLLEVGELLRTDEFQKTMLLPESEEVLRYLERMNFFKFASKYFMLEPSKPHISKKYRRSAYSDVLLEITPIEKSDDIHFIVGKVKERAHSILERHLHYDEKTISGFVVALSEVCQNVIEHSNSKGFVGIQKYHFQNLNKNVVKIAVMDIGIGFKQSLSERFSLKNDLDALEKALFHRASRYTDEGRGHGLAAVRRFVDQWNGKLSIRSGKAKLSVIPEWAWGKEKEQKMTFFPGSQINIMLPER